DNA sequence from the Drosophila sechellia strain sech25 chromosome 3L, ASM438219v1, whole genome shotgun sequence genome:
ATATGATTCACACTGCCTTTCAACTAATGACCCTCGTGGCATGTCTTCACTTCCTATCTCTAAGCGTAGTTAATTAAAAAGACTAGCTCAAAAACACATGGTTGACTTTTGAATCCCACTCACCTGCGAGCAAAAAGTCGAAAAATCCTCCTGGCAGACGCGAAAGAGCTCAATGGAATTGATGGCTGCCTGGCAAACTGGCTCGATGCCGTTCTTGGTGGCACTCTCTTGCAGGCATTGAACCGTGGCCAGCTGCGACAGCACGGAAGGCAGGTGGTCGACATTCAGTCGGCCACACTTGTTTTCCTCCACGAGTGGTCCGCAGGCGGTGTAGAACTCATCTACGGCGCTGTAGTCCTGCCCCAAGGACTCGTAGGCCTTTCGAAGGTGCTGATGGCAGGCGTTGTTTTGTGGTAGCTTCAATCGCTGCTGCTCCAGGCAGCTCCATAGGTGCACTGCATTCAGGCAGCTCTCCAGCTTGGGCCGCTCGGCGGGACAATAGGCGGGCAGGAAAGTGCTCTCCAACCAGGCGGGCAACTGCAACTGGCGCTGCTGCAGCCACAGAGCGTTCTGGCAACCCTCCGGCAGATCCATTAACTGGCTGGAGCTGAATGTCAGGGCGCACTCCAGCATTGACAGATTGTCGGTGGACTTGTGGTGCGCGCAGAGCTTCTTGAGATCCTGGCACTCGGCCAAGTCGATAATGCTGTGCATGTCTTTCGCGTTTTCCACGTCGATGGCTACTCGTCGGCTGCGCGGGAGGGTGTCCGCGGCCGTGGTGGCCGTGGCCATGAGGAGAACGGAAAACAGGACGTGGAGCATGTTCGCGGATGGCTCGTCTGTCTATCTGGACGACCGATCTTCTGGTCAGCGGTCTCAGTGACCGATCATCGAAACCAACTCCACCGGCAAATTGCTTGCGTAAGCTAAAGAAGCAGCTACTTGTGCAGTCGTCACAGCGATTCGGTGCGCTCCTTGTGGCCAGAAAACATATGTGTATTCGGGTCTCGAAGTGCAGTGccgagcaacaacaacaagtacGTGGGATATGGTGGGCCGGTTCGCGAATCAGCCTCTCTCACGTCCTGGTCATCTCTTGTACGGCTTTTCCGGCTGCTTAATATGTGGTCCGAGTACTATCACAGCCCGGAGTGCGGCTTATGCGGCATCTAGAGTGCTAGCGTAGTTTCTATTCGCAATAAATTAACCGAAGACCAACAGGCGATAGAAGATGGCTAGAACTATCGGCTGCACCGAAATATATCGATAGCCGAAGCTTAAGCTGGAGATAGATTTTCGACTAGACAGGGTCGGACCAAAAGGGGTTGGTAAGTACCTAGTTCGAATtatatatttagatatttTCCGCAGAAGGTCTCccataacaataacaactTTTTAACTTGTTGCGACCTGATTTTTATCGCTGTATacataaaaattatagaattaAATTGTACTTTAAttcacaaaatataaaaaaaaaacaaaaaagtattTAGTAAATTAAAGTGAAACTTGCAGTATATTGCATTGTGACcagttttaaaataatataccGAAACATCGATAGTACCACCGATAAATGTATCTTCAGTTCTTCGATACGCTCGTTATTGTGTAGATACTATTTGTTTTTAGGCGAATTCAGTTGGCTGCTTCGCTGGCCTAGGATAATAAATGCGTGCTGGCGGACAAAATTAAGCTGAATTAGTTTAACCACCTGTGATTTCGTCTTCGATCGGAATTGAATAGCATCCAAGTGCAAATAGAACGCCTAAGCGCGAGTTTTATCCCCCCTCCTCCACTGTCAAGCTCACACCTTAAAACTTGTTTCGAGTTTACCAAGTAGAGCGAGGTGTTTGTGCGTTTGTGTATACATACAAGCATATGCAAAAGGCTTCAGAAATTCCAACGCAACTAACAAATTGCAGTGCACAGCCACTTGCATAGCCAGTTGGAGACACTTAAATGATATAACTTCATTTCGGAGACTGGTAACCATTCACAATGGGTAAGTTGGCCAACACCTTCTGGCTACGAGTGGTTCAAAGTTTAGATCTACATTTTAACTAAGCTGTAAGTCACTGGGGATTGATTATCTATTTTATATTTCCCTTTTCCAATTGGACACACATCTATGTTACGTTGGAAAGTTACTACAATAAGTCACTACTTATTTTTGACGTACTCTTGTGCTCTAACGCTCTAGTCATTGTTTTGGTTAGGtgtttacatatgtatatacaaaaacaaaacttttcgcgcccattttccatttgatgGAGCCTTGCACTCCTGACAGTATTTTGTATTAGAAAAAGCtgcctttttttcttttacacagcaagtaaaataaaattatttttctagAATCATGAGTCTTTCACTCAGTAAGGGATATTTTCCAAAATATTTTACGTCACTCATGGTATTAGTGATACTTTTAagcttatttttttcttaaggGAAGAATGCTATATGTAAAATCTATTAGAGGGTAAAGTATATTTATCCACTCCCCATAAATATGCTTTATTTATAATGTCTAGATTCTGTTTAAgcatatttacttattttccGGTCATAGCTTGTGCAAGTCGTCCCTGACTGACATTTATCTGTCCAAATTAAGCCAGAGTATTAAAGTGTTGAGCTAGGCTTCCTAACTATTATATTTACGCTCCAGCAGCCGCTCACTTAATTCGCAAAGAGTCATTGCACGCAGCCGGAATTTATGTTTTGCTCCAATGCCGAGCCTGGGCCTCTGTCTTGGTGTCATTGGCACCCGCTTTCGGCATCTGGAGTAAGGCATGTGGTCCAAAGCCCCGGTGGCAATCTCCATTCCAATTGCATTCCGTCTGGCACAGACACCGCGGGACTTCCGGTGAGAATCTCTCAAAGGCGGATGCATTTAAAAGGCGCAGGCTCTTCACTCGCTTCGCTGGCAGGATGTCATTCGGATGCTTCTTCTGGGGTCGTTGTCCCGCCTGTCTTAGTCCGACTTTAAGTTGCCACTAAGCACATAATTAGCTTAGTTACATTCCAAAGAAACGCGCTCGAAAATATGAAGTGCGTTATTATATCTGTTACTTTATGGTAGAGGAGAATACCTTATTGATGCACCCAGAAAGAAAGGTTTAATATAAGTGCTTAAGAAGGGGTTTTACAAGGGTCTTTAAAATGGCATAAACGTATAGATGTGTGGTGAAGTATGTATGCCTATAAGGTTATCGCATTTCCCTTATTAGTGTGACTTTTTGACCTAACCGAAGCAGTGAACTTCTACCCACAAGTTCGAACCAATTGTCTCGTTAATTACAGCAACAGGCGTTCGTGCACAGAAATAAATATGGTGCTATTGGGTGATGTGGGAGCAATCTTTATCTTTGAAATACAAATGTTTAACTCCCTTAAATTGTTTACTCTCTTACACATTAGTCAATTTGCTCGACTATCTGATACCCCGCTCAAGTAGATCAAAGTTGAATTTCATTCGCAATGCTACGAACTTTTAGTGCGCGAAATATCCACTTTATACTCATGCCACGGCTACATGTTTTCTGACAGTGTAACAAGATTTTGCAAGAGAGCGCTACGCTCTTCGAAGAGCAGTTGTTATGTGATAATTATGCCTGTTATCTCCGTAACTCTCTTTTGGAAAAGTGAGAACCCACTCGACATAGACATTGTGAGTTTTTGGATTTCAGTGTTCTTTCTTTTCTACGGGAGCGTCATTCGATGTTCGGTGGTTATTGCTATAAAGACAAATTATAATCGTTGGGAGGCCTCTTGATTGGGTGACGTCGTCGGTGTGCGTGTGATTCACTGTGTGCCGTTTAGCTTGGGCTAGCCCAGCTTCAGCCCCAGCTACGTTCCGTAACTAAAGCTCTTTGTATAAATTCCGACTTGGACTCCATAAAGCATTGTGCAGTATGCCGGGCAAGGGGAACAACCGCGATCGCATCCGGGATCCCCGCGAGGAGATCCTGCTCGAGACGAACTTCGAGGACGACGGCGGAGTCCTGACGCGCGCCTACAACGGGAATCCGTACAACCAGACCATCCAGAACCGTCGGCGCAACTCGTACCGCTCGGATCACTCCTTGGACAGGTACACGGAGCGCGGAGGCGAAGGTACGACCCGTAATCCCGGACAATAGTGCAATCGATTGATCCACCCTCATCGAATTCGAATTGTGTGTACACCTTGTGCTTGTTCTGCTTTACGTGATTCACTGGACACCCTGAAAGCACCAGCCGCGGTTTCACCTGTTATCTTATCACTGTCTTTTTTAGTTTGTGTGTATTCGTCTTTAGTGTGCCATGCACTTATGTTTATAACTCGCTTTCCCACTTCTCTCATAACGCATTCCCTGCTCGTAGCTCTGTAGATCTAttataacactcgtttaaccTCTGTCCCTAGGCTTCATTGCATAGTTACACAATTTTTCGAAGTTAAGTTAAAATACAATAACACAATGCTGAAAGAAAAACTGAACTGATTAAAAATCAAACAGATTAAACTGATGATAATTTTTTAGATTACTGTGATCGATAACTTAATAAAGGTATCACATTATCATGTCTTTATCAAGTTTTGAATCAGATTGTTACGAAGAGAGGGCTTCCGCCTATTTGTCATTTGAATTAGCCAAACCGAAATTTGTATTCTGATGTCTGTTCTGTTCTATAGCTTTATAGAACTTTTAAtcacttgaaaaaaaaaattgtttaaacaaaaatatttgtgtaGATAAGGGAAGTCtatgtatttttcaatttccacatatatgtacattagTAGATTTCTTCAAGTCTTTCACCGCATTgattatatttgaaaattaacatttattcACTTCGTAGACACACCACTAGTTTAACATTATAATCAAAAGTTTATTGAAAACATATTTCCTAAAATGTGCCACATTTTGTTTTTAGGAGAATGCTGCCAATCCTGCATGGCGCGTATTCCCTACGCCACCCTGATAGCCACTCTGATGTGTCTCCTGGGAGTAGGAATCTTCTGCTTCACTATGTACCGAGGAGCCTCCCTCACCGTTATAATGGTTGACCAGGTTTTCCACCTACGCCTGATATGGTAAGTACTTTATCAGGACTACCAAACACGAATTACTCTAACCATCTGATCCCATTAGGATCGAAGCGGTGCAAATGATTTTCGTAATAATTGGAGCGGGCATGGCTGCCCTCGGATTTATGATCCTGTTCGTCGGATTTTTAGCCACCGGAGCCACCAGATACAAAGTTTATCGGGCGTGGCGGTCTCGAGTGGGTGGTCGAATCTCGTGCGCCGTCCTTATGGGGATAACCTACCTGCTAAACTTCGTTTGGAGTTTGATCCTCTGCTTCCTGGTAGTGGTTACCTTCATCTACACCATGTTCTGGAACATGTGCACCAGTGTTGAGCACTCTCAAAGCTGCATTGATCTGACGCAATTCCGTAAGCCCTTgaagatatacatatacataaagATAAGCCATCTAATAATACTTGGATCCCACAGATTTCATGTTCCCGCCAAACACGAAATTGGAGGACATGAAGGTCTGCGAAAAGTACGAGATCAAGGCATTCTGCAAAGACGGTGTTGAGAACGCAGAGGTGATGTTCATTTTGGCCACTCTGTCCACCCTTTTGGTGCTGCTCAGTCTGGTCCACTACCTGATGTGCCTGTCTGCCAACTACGCCCACATTCGGGACCACGAAAAGTTCCAGGAGCTGCAGGAGATCCAGAACCTGAACGAGCTGGAGTACAGCGCTACCTCGAAGGATCGCTTCTAGGACATATTTCAGAAGATTCAGTTTGAGCTTAAGGACAAGTCCAGCGCTCTTTGAGCGATTCACGCACAATACAACGAACAGTGAACCACTTTCCAACGAAACCCAACATgctatagttaagatttttcaTTTAGACCTAAGATTAAAGTTGAGTTTCAAGTTTTGCTAGTTCATTTAATGAGTTGGTCGCTTTAACTGTTTATCGTTTTATTTGTTAAGCAGGTGTATCCATGTCTAAACTGACAAATCAATTGTTTCACTGAAATTATGCTTCTTATCTTCTGTACTGTTCCACTGACATTTTTCTTCCGTCCATTGATTTAAGTTAGTTTACATTCATTATTCTTGCGTTTCTTACTACCTTGCAATCAATAAATCCATGCCAACATAACAGTCAAATGCTTATGCTCAAATTGATTCTTCTGAATTGCCGAAtgcattttattaatataCGGATACATTAGTTAATCGcaacttattattattacataGTGTAGTCCATCCGTGCATGATTGTCTTTAAAATCTGTACAAGAAATTACTTTTAATGTGTATATTTCACCATTACATCTACAACTTTAAAGCAATACGAATCCTGCCGTAGTAATTTGTAAATGCGGTAGCATCATTTTAGTAAGGCAATGTTAATCTAAAGATTTGACTAAGtataaaagtataaatatatttatctcgtatttaatatatacaCGTACGTaacaataatatattttatactaCAATTTTCTAACCTCACACTTATACACAAAGtataaacttttaaaaattcaataaagaaCTTGAGGTAAAGCAAACATCATAGCTGTGTGTGTTTGAAACTGGGATTGAAATTTGAACGTAGACCCACAACTCATTAATTTTTCTTGCAAATGGGCAAGGTCGCAAATTGTTGAATTACTTATATAAAGAAACCAatcagtttttgttttcttcctTTATACACTTTAAAACCTTACAAAAGAATGCATAGTTACATTGAATAATTTTGGGTCAATCATTTTGATAAGCACGGGAAAAacgtaaaaaatatatttacccTTAATTTACAATACAAGTACATTTGTTCAAACTTAAAAACTATTTGGGAAATTAGTTTTGATTCAATTAAAGAAGCATGCGATTATAATAAGGCGTTGTCGTTTTGGGAGTCATTGCATTGTTGTAGTCAGTTTTCCTGCCGCTTCCCAGCAATGGAGCTGTCTTCAACTTTAACTGAATGTTTGGTATCTGACCGACTCTATCTCTGACCGGGAATGGCAAGTCGTCGTCTTTGCCGAAGTGGGTTGAAGTTCCATTGGGTTGGGTATAGGTTATACCACCACCTTGCATGCTCGGAATAACAGAGACTACGGATCCATCATAAAATTGCACTTGGACAACTCCATGGGAGAGCTAGAATGGCGAAATGGAGATCAGAATCCATGTGTAAAATAAGGGCACAATTGAGCATTACCTCAGTAGCTATTCCGATATCAGGAACGTTTATGCGTTTGATGGGTATATTTTGATGGGCGGCTAGCATGTTGGACCTAGAGCAGTTGGTTCCAAAATCTGAAGTATTTCGTGTCGACGAAATAGTGCTTAAGGAAAAGTTTATTGAGCCCTGTAAGATAAATGCATGTCACAGTCTGCACATTAttcaatatgtatgtatatgtacctGATTCGATTTTGGTGTGGAAAACGTAATATTGGTGGTATCTCGTAGGCCATCCAATCTCTGAGCGGGTTGTACATCTGTTATAGGTCTTCGTCCGATTGTGACTGGAAAACACGAATTGTCTTTCGTCTGAGCTACTTCCAAGGCATTACTGATGTTGACACAGTGGGTGAAACACTCGTTTCCATGCTCAATAAGAGATCGAGACTCCGAACAGGAATGATCCGAGAGCAACATTCCATTTCGATCGTAGACCTTCAGCCCCTCGGTCGGCGCCTTTAGTAGCTTAGCTCCCGAGTAGAAACGAATCTCAAAGTCGGTCATTGTCTCCATCAATTGGCATTTACCTAGAGTACTGAAGTATGTGACTTTCGGTGTTTTACTTTTTACCAGACCCACAAATCGAGCTccgtatatgtattttttccagtgcttATTGGGCAAATTATCGTAGTTATATACGCAATCTCCGCTTGGTATTTGAAGATCTGGTGGCTGCTCTCTTACTGGTAAGCCACTGAAAtgcaagaaaatatttaagatatgtCTTCGATTTTCAAAGTAGCACATCACTTACCGCCCAGGATCTGGCTGATAAATTATGATTCGCTGTCCGTCATCCGATATGCGACAAATATCATTAATGCGATCTTCATTATAGGTTGGCCGAAACTTAAGAAACTCGAGAACAACCTCGCCATTTCGCAAAATACTCATTATAGCATTCTTCGTCTTATAACGCGTCGGAAGAAGTCTTTTAGTGTTCAATGGGGGCACCGAAATGCGATCTTCCTTAAGAGATGCCGGTTTGGAATTGGGTACCATACCCGTCTCCATACGGAACGCTGAGGTCTTAGCAGCTCCTGTCCAATTTGGCTCTGCCAAGCCAGTTGAAGCTTGCCCAAATAAACCTGGCTGTTCATAAGGCAATTTATGATGGACTTGCTTAAATTCCTCCCGTATTTGAGGAAGCACTTGTTGTGGTCCTGAGTTTTCCACAGATCGAATTTGCTGGGAATTCCTGGAGTCACCTACAACAGATAAATAGAGTGAGATTCTACTGGCAACTGCAAATTGTAAAATCCTGAATAATTACTGCTAGCAAATGTTATGATTCCACTATCGCCGCTTTCCATACTCTGGCTGAACATATTCAACGCTCCCGGCGCAGAGTGTCCACCATTTGAGCATTTCAACATAAAAGGATGGCAGAGAACAGCCTCCAGGGTAATTCGTTCGTGGGGGAGCTTCTTcaataatttgtttatcaGGTCCTGCGCCTCGTAAGACAGGTGAGCAGGCATAATGTACTCCGACATCACAACTTTGTTAAGGGTTGACTGCACTGCATCGGTTTCGAAGGGCGGGCGTCCCACCAGCAGGGTGTACAGCATGCATCCAACGCTCCAGACGTCCGCGGGCAGTCCGTGAGAAGATCGCGATACCACCTCAGGCGAAATATAGTTCGGAGTTCCACACATGGTCATATGGCGCTCATCAGGTCGCTTTAATTGGGTGGCCAGTCCAAAGTCGGCTATCTTGACGTGCATTTCCCTGCTAAGCAGGAGGTTGGACAGCGAAATGTCGCGGTGCATGATGTTGTGAGAGTGCAGGTAGAGAAGTCCCGCCACGACCTGCTTCAGAATGGAAGCAGCTTCCGTCTCTGTGAAGTGTCTGGCAATGTGGTTCATATAGCGATGAAGCTCCCCATTATGGGCCAGCTCGAGCACCAAATACACATAGTTGGCGTCCTGAAAGAAAGTGTACAGCTGAAGCACAGAGGGATGCTTCAGGCGGGAGTGGATTTCCACTTCCTGGCGAACGCGGCTAGTGAGTCCAGTGCCctggattagttttttatcgATCTGAAATCCAGTTTGTGAGTAATACGTTGAACCAACACTATAGCAGTAGTTACCATCTTTATGGCCACATCCTGGTGAGTGTGCAGGCACCGTGCCTTGTAGACGGTCGCAAAACCACCTTTGCCCAGCAAGTGCTGTACTTCATAGTCCTGCAAAGACAAACAGCGCTTGAAAACACCGTCCGACTGCCGCATTCCAGAACACCCACCTCAATTGTTTCTCCAAACGCCCGATTGGATAACATAGCTAGCCTTTTTTCTGTAGACCTACTGAGCCACTTGCAATGTCTTGTTGTTATTTATCTTAACTTAAAACTTAAGCCATGTTGTAAACAAACAAGCCGAACAAAATTTAAACGCTACCGTTAGTGTTGGGAAATTTTAATGCCACATCTGCGAAGATCATTTGCCAACACTAACGAGGGTTGCACTATCGGCCAATATATTTGTGAATACAAATGAATACTCCaatacaatttatttcttGTTTAAAGAATATTTCacttggaaaatatttatcttttaacattatttttatatacgAGTTGATAAGTGAAAGGTCAAACTATCGATAATGGCTTCAAAAACAATCATTTGCCAGCACTCCCCAGTGTTGCCAGAGcttataaagtatatatatatgagaaTTTATATTAGAAAATATTatctttatttgaatttaatatatGATTCATTTGAATTTCGTTAAATTGTTAACTTGCATACttgcataataataaatattctaCCAACAGCACACTTAAATGCACTCTTCGATCATAGCGCGTTCCCACTGCACTAGCAGTTAATGCAGCCCTGGTGATTAATCGCCGAGAATATTGCCATCCATTGCAAATGCAGAGAATCATGGCAAAATTATTCTTATGGTTTTACTACCGAAACAATGCCTAATGAGACATGTAACTTGCATTTGAACAAACTCTCTTATATTTAAACCAATCCCACAATAAGCTGAGGCAATTTTCGCGTAATGAATATAATTCGAAAGCATAAACAACGTCGGAATACGAGACTTCGATAGCCGtgttatttaataattaaaggACTTCAGCGAGTGCGTGCGCCGAGATCCTTAATAAAGAACCGTGTAAGCCGCCAATTCCGCCGGCAATAAAGTTATTAACAAGTGGTGTTTGCATAATTTACTCCCAAAAACTGGTAAGTCcgcagaaaagaaaataaagtgaCCCACATACTTACATTGATACTCATGaatgcatgtatgtatatgaGTAGGTGTTTGTCTCATACATGAAGGCACGCAGACAACCTTGGACTCTCACACACGTCAATGACAAGCAACAGTGCAAAAGTAGTGCTGGAAAGTGTCCTCGAAAATCCTTAATGTCATTTTTCAAATCTATTTTCCTAAGAATCtgaaattttgttttataattgCAATTATTAGCTTCTACGCCGTTTTCTGAAACTTTCGCTATCGCCATTTTCATATTCTTCAGGGGAGTTCAAACATGAACAAGTAATTTAGTGCCAGTAATTAAATAAGTTCAGATCATGCTTAATCATTTTTTAAAgtcacaaataaaatattccaTTAGTTCTAAAGAACAAacccaaataaaaaatgtttgttatttttccgCAAACACCTACAGTGTGACCAGCGCCTTTGGTCGGTTAAATGACAGCAACACGCGTTCTTCCGCCATTCTCCCCATACCATTTTCGGTCACACTTGCCACTTCATTATAACCTTAAAATGACaagttataaattttttttatgttaattTTAGTGGAAACCGAACACTAGATTGACTTT
Encoded proteins:
- the LOC6616456 gene encoding neuronal membrane glycoprotein M6-a isoform X1; amino-acid sequence: MALCSMPGKGNNRDRIRDPREEILLETNFEDDGGVLTRAYNGNPYNQTIQNRRRNSYRSDHSLDRYTERGGEGECCQSCMARIPYATLIATLMCLLGVGIFCFTMYRGASLTVIMVDQVFHLRLIWIEAVQMIFVIIGAGMAALGFMILFVGFLATGATRYKVYRAWRSRVGGRISCAVLMGITYLLNFVWSLILCFLVVVTFIYTMFWNMCTSVEHSQSCIDLTQFHFMFPPNTKLEDMKVCEKYEIKAFCKDGVENAEVMFILATLSTLLVLLSLVHYLMCLSANYAHIRDHEKFQELQEIQNLNELEYSATSKDRF
- the LOC6616456 gene encoding neuronal membrane glycoprotein M6-a isoform X2 gives rise to the protein MGECCQSCMARIPYATLIATLMCLLGVGIFCFTMYRGASLTVIMVDQVFHLRLIWIEAVQMIFVIIGAGMAALGFMILFVGFLATGATRYKVYRAWRSRVGGRISCAVLMGITYLLNFVWSLILCFLVVVTFIYTMFWNMCTSVEHSQSCIDLTQFHFMFPPNTKLEDMKVCEKYEIKAFCKDGVENAEVMFILATLSTLLVLLSLVHYLMCLSANYAHIRDHEKFQELQEIQNLNELEYSATSKDRF
- the LOC6616457 gene encoding serine/threonine-protein kinase PLK4; translation: MLSNRAFGETIEDYEVQHLLGKGGFATVYKARCLHTHQDVAIKMIDKKLIQGTGLTSRVRQEVEIHSRLKHPSVLQLYTFFQDANYVYLVLELAHNGELHRYMNHIARHFTETEAASILKQVVAGLLYLHSHNIMHRDISLSNLLLSREMHVKIADFGLATQLKRPDERHMTMCGTPNYISPEVVSRSSHGLPADVWSVGCMLYTLLVGRPPFETDAVQSTLNKVVMSEYIMPAHLSYEAQDLINKLLKKLPHERITLEAVLCHPFMLKCSNGGHSAPGALNMFSQSMESGDSGIITFASSDSRNSQQIRSVENSGPQQVLPQIREEFKQVHHKLPYEQPGLFGQASTGLAEPNWTGAAKTSAFRMETGMVPNSKPASLKEDRISVPPLNTKRLLPTRYKTKNAIMSILRNGEVVLEFLKFRPTYNEDRINDICRISDDGQRIIIYQPDPGRGLPVREQPPDLQIPSGDCVYNYDNLPNKHWKKYIYGARFVGLVKSKTPKVTYFSTLGKCQLMETMTDFEIRFYSGAKLLKAPTEGLKVYDRNGMLLSDHSCSESRSLIEHGNECFTHCVNISNALEVAQTKDNSCFPVTIGRRPITDVQPAQRLDGLRDTTNITFSTPKSNQGSINFSLSTISSTRNTSDFGTNCSRSNMLAAHQNIPIKRINVPDIGIATELSHGVVQVQFYDGSVVSVIPSMQGGGITYTQPNGTSTHFGKDDDLPFPVRDRVGQIPNIQLKLKTAPLLGSGRKTDYNNAMTPKTTTPYYNRMLL